The genomic stretch AAGTTTATTTATTCCCAAGGCATATGCAATTGTCATCATGCAAGTACTGGTTTATCAAACATTTACGATTACACCTATTGGAGTATTTATCATACACTCAATAGATAAAATTTTAATAAAGAAGGAGATTGATTTAAATGAAAAAGTATCTTTATAATTTTGTTGCTGCTACAGGTTTATTTATGACACAAGCTACCTTTACAACAAGTTGTTTTCTAGGATTGTATGAACCTGAACTTCCTGAAGATGAAGACGAAGAACTACAATAAGTTTACAATGATTTTTTTAAAATTATTTCCAT from Bacillus sp. 1780r2a1 encodes the following:
- a CDS encoding cyclic lactone autoinducer peptide — translated: MKKYLYNFVAATGLFMTQATFTTSCFLGLYEPELPEDEDEELQ